Proteins found in one Cellulomonas palmilytica genomic segment:
- the ruvC gene encoding crossover junction endodeoxyribonuclease RuvC translates to MRVLGVDPGLTRCGLGVVDGLPGRRVQLVAVGVATSVPTLDVDQRLLVIERRIEEWLEEHAPDTVAVERVFAQHNVRTVMGTAQVAGLAMVAAARRRIPVALHTPSEVKAAVTGSGRADKPQVQTMVARLLRLDEVPRPADAADALALAICHLWRPAGVLGAPQRPGSALTPAQRAWAAAEQAARR, encoded by the coding sequence GTGCGAGTCCTCGGTGTCGACCCCGGCCTGACGCGGTGCGGCCTCGGCGTGGTCGACGGCCTGCCGGGACGCCGCGTGCAGCTCGTCGCGGTCGGCGTCGCGACGTCCGTCCCGACGCTCGACGTCGACCAGCGGCTGCTCGTCATCGAGCGGCGGATCGAGGAGTGGCTCGAGGAGCACGCGCCCGACACGGTCGCGGTCGAGCGCGTGTTCGCGCAGCACAACGTGCGCACGGTCATGGGGACCGCGCAGGTCGCGGGCCTCGCGATGGTGGCGGCCGCGCGGCGCCGCATCCCCGTCGCGCTCCACACGCCGTCCGAGGTCAAGGCCGCGGTGACCGGGAGCGGTCGCGCCGACAAGCCGCAGGTGCAGACGATGGTCGCGCGGCTGCTGCGTCTCGACGAGGTGCCTCGACCGGCGGACGCGGCGGACGCGCTGGCCCTCGCGATCTGCCACCTGTGGCGACCGGCGGGTGTGCTCGGCGCCCCGCAGCGGCCGGGTTCCGCCCTGACGCCGGCGCAGCGGGCGTGGGCCGCGGCGGAGCAGGCCGCGCGACGCTGA
- a CDS encoding YebC/PmpR family DNA-binding transcriptional regulator: MSGHSKWATTKHKKAVIDAKRGKLFAKLIKNIEVAARTGGGDPAGNPTLFDAIQKAKKSSVPNDNIDRAVKRGSGQEAGGADYQTIMYEGYGPGGVAVLVECLTDNRNRAASDVRVAFTRNGGQMADPGSVAYIFSRKGVVIVPQEGTDEEAVMEAVLEAGGEEVNDLGESFEVLSEATDLVPVRTALQEAGIDYDSADVVWWPSTQIEVDAEGARKILRLIDALEDSDDVQNVYANFDASDEVMAELEND; the protein is encoded by the coding sequence ATGTCGGGTCACTCCAAGTGGGCCACCACCAAGCACAAGAAGGCCGTGATCGACGCGAAGCGCGGCAAGCTCTTCGCGAAGCTCATCAAGAACATCGAGGTGGCCGCCCGGACGGGCGGTGGTGACCCTGCGGGCAACCCCACGCTGTTCGACGCCATCCAGAAGGCCAAGAAGTCGTCCGTCCCCAACGACAACATCGACCGGGCGGTCAAGCGCGGCTCGGGCCAGGAGGCCGGCGGCGCGGACTACCAGACGATCATGTACGAGGGCTACGGCCCCGGCGGCGTCGCGGTGCTCGTCGAGTGCCTCACCGACAACCGCAACCGCGCTGCGTCCGACGTCCGCGTGGCGTTCACGCGCAACGGCGGCCAGATGGCCGACCCGGGCTCCGTCGCGTACATCTTCAGCCGCAAGGGCGTCGTCATCGTGCCCCAGGAGGGCACCGACGAGGAGGCGGTCATGGAGGCCGTCCTCGAGGCGGGCGGCGAGGAGGTCAACGACCTCGGCGAGTCGTTCGAGGTGCTGAGCGAGGCGACCGACCTCGTGCCCGTGCGCACCGCGCTGCAGGAGGCGGGCATCGACTACGACTCCGCGGACGTCGTGTGGTGGCCGTCCACGCAGATCGAGGTCGACGCCGAGGGCGCCCGCAAGATCCTGCGGCTCATCGACGCGCTCGAGGACTCCGACGACGTGCAGAACGTCTACGCGAACTTCGACGCCTCCGACGAGGTCATGGCGGAGCTCGAGAACGACTGA
- the pdxT gene encoding pyridoxal 5'-phosphate synthase glutaminase subunit PdxT, translating into MTVTVGVLALQGDVREHAHALETEGARAVPVRRVSELDAVDALVIPGGESTTIDKLLRAFDLFEPVRARLHAGMPAYGSCAGMILLADRVLGGIEGQRTLGGVDITVRRNAFGRQVDSFETDLAIEGVEDGPLHAVFIRAPWVEEVGPAASVVGRVESGPAAGRIVAVRQGPLLVTSFHPEVTGDTRVHRLFVQIVRDTQG; encoded by the coding sequence GTGACTGTCACCGTCGGTGTCCTGGCCCTGCAGGGGGACGTGCGCGAGCACGCGCACGCGCTGGAGACGGAGGGCGCGCGCGCCGTCCCCGTGCGTCGCGTGTCCGAGCTCGACGCGGTCGACGCGCTCGTCATCCCCGGCGGCGAGTCGACGACGATCGACAAGCTGCTGCGCGCGTTCGACCTGTTCGAGCCGGTGCGTGCGCGGCTGCACGCCGGGATGCCCGCGTACGGCTCCTGCGCGGGCATGATCCTGCTCGCCGACCGGGTGCTGGGCGGCATCGAGGGCCAGCGGACCCTCGGCGGCGTGGACATCACCGTGCGCCGCAACGCGTTCGGCCGGCAGGTCGACTCTTTCGAGACGGACCTCGCGATCGAGGGCGTCGAGGACGGTCCGCTGCACGCCGTGTTCATCCGCGCACCGTGGGTGGAGGAGGTCGGCCCGGCCGCGTCCGTGGTCGGGCGGGTCGAGTCCGGCCCGGCCGCCGGTAGGATCGTCGCGGTCCGCCAGGGACCGCTGCTGGTGACCTCCTTCCATCCCGAGGTGACCGGCGACACCCGGGTGCACCGTCTCTTCGTCCAGATCGTCCGCGACACCCAGGGGTAA
- a CDS encoding pyridoxal phosphate-dependent aminotransferase produces the protein MPFLSSTSPARAIPRSGIRTLMELALRDPEAIHLEIGEPDARPPAHVVEAVARAARDGALGYTSSLGLETLREAAAERIARRSGARADASSVVVTHGAMSGLTTVMTALLGPGDEVLLPDPTFPNWAMAARACGLVPTTYATHAREGFVPRVEDVEAVITPRTRAIVVCSPNNPTGAVYPAATLEALVELARRHDLWVLSDECYEAITFDTPHVSPAAFDTDARVLVFHSMSKTYAMTGWRVGLAHLPDPELVELVGHVAEATLACPSTSGQVAALAALTGSQEWVHDAVESYWDRRDAAVGLLAARGLRYCEPDGAFYLMVDVGTSDTDAFATRLLERRHVAVAPGSTFGEGAHRMVRVSLAAPRDRLLEGLARLADEVRPAAGSSLRAAAAR, from the coding sequence ATCGGCGAGCCGGACGCGCGGCCGCCCGCGCACGTCGTGGAGGCCGTCGCGCGGGCGGCCCGCGACGGTGCGCTCGGCTACACCTCGAGCCTGGGCCTCGAGACGCTGCGGGAGGCCGCGGCGGAGCGCATCGCGCGCCGGTCCGGTGCCCGGGCCGACGCCTCGTCGGTCGTCGTCACGCACGGCGCGATGAGCGGGCTCACGACCGTCATGACCGCGCTCCTCGGCCCCGGCGACGAGGTCCTGCTGCCCGACCCCACCTTCCCGAACTGGGCGATGGCCGCGCGTGCGTGCGGACTGGTGCCCACGACGTACGCGACGCACGCACGCGAGGGCTTCGTCCCGCGCGTCGAGGACGTCGAGGCGGTGATCACGCCGCGCACGCGCGCAATCGTCGTGTGCTCGCCCAACAACCCCACGGGCGCGGTGTACCCCGCCGCGACGCTCGAGGCGCTCGTCGAGCTCGCGCGGCGCCACGACCTGTGGGTGCTGTCCGACGAGTGCTACGAGGCCATCACGTTCGACACCCCGCACGTGAGCCCCGCGGCGTTCGACACCGACGCGCGCGTCCTCGTCTTCCACTCCATGTCCAAGACGTACGCGATGACGGGGTGGCGCGTCGGCCTCGCGCACCTGCCCGACCCGGAGCTCGTCGAGCTCGTCGGGCACGTCGCCGAGGCGACGCTCGCGTGCCCGTCGACCAGCGGGCAGGTCGCCGCGCTCGCCGCCCTGACGGGCTCGCAGGAGTGGGTGCACGACGCGGTCGAGTCGTACTGGGACCGGCGCGACGCCGCGGTCGGGCTGCTCGCCGCGCGCGGGCTGCGGTACTGCGAGCCGGACGGCGCGTTCTACCTCATGGTCGACGTGGGCACGTCCGACACCGACGCGTTCGCGACGCGACTGCTCGAACGGCGGCACGTGGCGGTCGCGCCCGGGTCGACGTTCGGGGAGGGCGCGCACCGCATGGTCCGCGTCAGCCTCGCCGCGCCGCGCGACCGGCTGCTCGAAGGGCTCGCGCGCCTGGCGGACGAGGTCCGACCGGCCGCCGGGAGCTCGCTGCGCGCGGCCGCCGCCCGGTGA